The genomic segment TAGCGAGATCGACGCAGCCCTTCGTGAGACGACTGCCGAGCCAGTCGCACCGACCATCTAAGCACCACTCACCGAGAGCAATCCATGTCAGAACACACCCAGCCATCTCGTGCGGATGACGAATCGGCCGAAGCCAGTGAGCAACCGACACAAACGGAGTACATCGAACGCAGTGACGTCGGCGTCTCCCTCACCGTGAAGCTCAAGCGTGGAACCGGTACCAGGGATCAGGACGAGGTGATCGCGAAGGCGAAAGGCAAGACACTCGAAGATGCCCGCGAGGACATGGAAATCCTCCGGGAGTACATCCACGATCTTGCTGAGGACGCTCGCCAGATCCAGCCAGCAGCCCCACACGAAGAGTAATTCTTTTAGGTGTTGCACAGAATTGTGTAACCATAGGATGTACGAAGTATGCGGTGAGAAGGAACTCAAGGTCATCCTCGCGCTTGACCAAGGCGATTCCATCTCCGGCGTCGCGCGAAAGATCGACGAGAACCGAGAGACGATTCGGCGCGTCATGAACCGCATCGAAGAAGCGGGATACGTCGCGTACGA from the Natronomonas gomsonensis genome contains:
- a CDS encoding DUF7389 domain-containing protein, with product MSEHTQPSRADDESAEASEQPTQTEYIERSDVGVSLTVKLKRGTGTRDQDEVIAKAKGKTLEDAREDMEILREYIHDLAEDARQIQPAAPHEE